CGATCCACGATGCCTGCCCCGCGGATAGGGTCCGTTCCGTGCGGCGTATCCCGGCTTGGGCAGTGGCGTCGGCGGGGGCAGCACCGGTGTTGCTCATCGGGGGCTGGACGTTGGCCGCGTCGAGGCAGCCGTCGAGCTACTCCGCGATCAGAGACACGATCAGCGCGCTGGCGGCCCGTGGCGCGACCGACCGATTGGTGATGACCGCCGCGCTCGCTGGACTAGGTGTCTGCCACGTAACCACTGCCGCCGGCCTGCGACCCGCGGGTAGGGTGGGCCGGGCCATCCTCGGCGCCGGTGGTGTCGCGACCGTGCTCGTCGCGGCCTTCCCGCAACCCGCCCACGGCGACTCGATCGCACATACCGTCGCCGCCACCGCCTCGTTCGCTGCGCTCGGCCTCTGGCCGGCCTGGGCCTGGCTCGAGGAATCTCCGGCCGGCTTGCTCAGCCGCCGTGCCTCCTACGCTGCCGCCACGGTTCTGCTTGGCTTGGTGGGATGGTTCGCGGCCGAGCTCGGCGGCGCCGAGCGGGGGCTTGCCGAGCGTGCAGCGGCCGGTGCCCAGGCGCTCTGGCCGCTGGCGGTCGTCATCTCCTGCCGTTGGCCCGGCCGGGGCTCCTTGGCGCGCGGTTAGCGCTGCTGGTCCAGCCGCGAGAGGAACTCGGCATCGTCGCGTGGCGCGATGAACAGGCCCTCCGCTTCCGACAGGAGGACCGATCCGTCGCGGCACTCGCCGCGCACGTAGCGCTTGCGACCCTCCACCCGCTCGACCCAGGCCTTGAGGTCGAGCCGGCGGTGCAGCGGTGTGACCCTGCGGTAGTCGACGTGCAGGTACGCGGTGAATCCGGGACTGAACTGGGCGAAGCCGAGAAGCTCGTCGAACACCGCCGCGACGTAACCACCGTGGCAATGACCGGGTGGCCCCTCGTAGGCAGCGCCGAACGTAACCTCGCCGAAGATTGGGCGTTCGCCGGTTTGTTGATCTGGAAAGTGGAACCTGACCGGCGGCGCCAGCGGATTCCGCGGGCCGCTCAGCGGGCTGTACGCCTGGAATTCCCGAGGAAGCAGTCCCGCCTCGCTGACCTCCCAGGTCCGTCCACGCTCCGGTAACTGGTCGAGCCGGTCGGCGAAGGCCCCCGCCACCTCGGCCGCTCGCCTCAACTCGTCACCCTGCGGACGGACCACGGCCAGCCGCCCGATGATTCGGCGCAGCTGATCTGCGAGCTCCTGCGATGCGCGCTCCTCATCCATCCGTCCTTCTTACCCGACCGGATCCGGCCGGGTGGCCCGGGAGCCCGCGATCACCCGACCCGGTCCCGCCGCATCCATACTCTGACCTAGTGAACCGGGTGTCGGTGGTCGGCAACAGCGGGGCCGGAAAGACCACGTTCGCCGCGGCCCTGGCCGAGCGCCTCGGCGCGCCGCACCTCGAACTCGACGCGCTCTTCCACCAGCCTGACTGGCGGGAGCTGCCGTCCGAGGATTTCCGCGCGAGGGTGGCCGCTTTCGTTGCCGCCGAACGATGGGTCGTCGATGGGAACTACTCCGTAGTCCGCGATCTGGTCTGGGGCCGCGCCGACACGGTCGTCTGGCTGGATCCGCCCCGCTGGCTGGTCATGCGCAGGATCATCCGACGCACGTTGCGCCGTGTCGTTTTGGGGACCGAGCTCTGGAACGGCAACCGCGAGCGATGGACCAATCTGCTGCGCCTCGACCCGGACAAGTCGATCATTGCCTGGTCGTGGTCACAGCACCACGCCTATCGGCGGCGTTTTGCCGCAGCTGTCGAGGATCCGGCCAATGCCGGGATCACGTTCCTTCGGGTGCGCGGTGTGCGGGGAATTGCCGGGTTGCTGAACGAGGTCGGCTTGACCTGAGGCCGCCCGGGTTTGCCCAAACCATGGACGGTGGCTAACACCGCCCTTACATGGCGCTGGTTGCTTTGCGCTGTGTCCGACGCGAACCGCAGCGCGCTCGCGCATCTGTACCGCAGGGCGGGTTTCGGCGCCCGGCCCGAGGAGCTGGCCCTGGCCGAGCGGCGAGGGTATGCCGGCACGGTGGCGTGGCTCCTCGATCGTGTTCCGACCGACCCCGGCGTCGCGGCGACGCCGGCACCCTCGTTGGCTCTCCCGGAACCGCCCGGCTCCCGGGCCGGTTCTGCGGCCCGCAAGCGGTTCCAGCTAGCCTTCGCGCGCCAGCAGCGGCAGCTCACCATGTGGTGGCTGGACCGGATGGCGTCGGTGGACAATCCGCTCACCGAGAAGCTGACCTGGTTCTGGCACACCCATTTCGCGACGTCGGTCCAGAAGGTTCGCTCGCCCGCGCTGATGCTGCGTCAAAACGAGATCTTCCGGTCGATGGGCTCCGGCGGGTTCGACGCGCTCACCCTGACCGTCGCGCGGGATCCGGCGATGCTGATCTGGCTCGACGCGGCACAAGACCGCAAAGCCCATCCCAACGAGAACTTCTCGCGTGAGCTGATGGAGTTGTTCACGTTGGGGTACGGCTCCTATTCGGAGCTGGACGTCCGCGAAGCCGCCCGCTGTTTCACCGGATGGCACTACAACCGGCGTACGGACCAGTTCGCCGAACTCCCCGCGCAGCACGACGACGGGGTCAAGTCGGTGCTGGGGTTCACTGGC
The nucleotide sequence above comes from Mycobacteriales bacterium. Encoded proteins:
- a CDS encoding DUF998 domain-containing protein encodes the protein MRRIPAWAVASAGAAPVLLIGGWTLAASRQPSSYSAIRDTISALAARGATDRLVMTAALAGLGVCHVTTAAGLRPAGRVGRAILGAGGVATVLVAAFPQPAHGDSIAHTVAATASFAALGLWPAWAWLEESPAGLLSRRASYAAATVLLGLVGWFAAELGGAERGLAERAAAGAQALWPLAVVISCRWPGRGSLARG
- a CDS encoding DUF1800 domain-containing protein; the protein is MSDANRSALAHLYRRAGFGARPEELALAERRGYAGTVAWLLDRVPTDPGVAATPAPSLALPEPPGSRAGSAARKRFQLAFARQQRQLTMWWLDRMASVDNPLTEKLTWFWHTHFATSVQKVRSPALMLRQNEIFRSMGSGGFDALTLTVARDPAMLIWLDAAQDRKAHPNENFSRELMELFTLGYGSYSELDVREAARCFTGWHYNRRTDQFAELPAQHDDGVKSVLGFTGHFDGADLIARLTHTNASKAWVISRLWSRFAMPIPHYDQMTSALLPAYGSALDIGSLLKAILLHPNFLSPTVRSGLVKQPLEYVVGTLRALRLPADSPALIPVLTALGELPFVPPNVGGWPENESWLSTGSSYERLRFAATAAARADLSAVADEPVAGRVDAAAQVLSVDGWSRTSAAALRRVADDPQRLMTLALIAPEYVLN
- a CDS encoding PaaI family thioesterase: MDEERASQELADQLRRIIGRLAVVRPQGDELRRAAEVAGAFADRLDQLPERGRTWEVSEAGLLPREFQAYSPLSGPRNPLAPPVRFHFPDQQTGERPIFGEVTFGAAYEGPPGHCHGGYVAAVFDELLGFAQFSPGFTAYLHVDYRRVTPLHRRLDLKAWVERVEGRKRYVRGECRDGSVLLSEAEGLFIAPRDDAEFLSRLDQQR